One Falsibacillus pallidus DNA segment encodes these proteins:
- a CDS encoding HAD-IIIA family hydrolase, whose protein sequence is MEIQAVFIDRDGTLGGSDRVIYPGEFELFHGVAESIQQLKTSGVLVCSFTNQPGISIGEATLLSFEKELGNFGFDKIYVCPHQHSEGCHCRKPSPGMLKKAAEENQMSLKQCAVIGDRWTDLLAAHEAGCKKILVKTGSGKAAYEQYINKEFHGKWAEVEPDFVAEDLNEAIKWLLTFK, encoded by the coding sequence ATGGAAATACAAGCGGTTTTCATAGACAGGGACGGAACTCTCGGCGGCAGCGACCGTGTCATTTATCCAGGAGAATTTGAACTTTTTCACGGTGTGGCTGAGTCAATACAGCAATTGAAAACATCAGGAGTACTCGTTTGTTCTTTTACCAATCAGCCTGGAATTTCAATAGGAGAGGCAACTTTATTAAGCTTTGAAAAGGAACTTGGAAATTTTGGATTTGATAAAATTTATGTTTGTCCTCACCAGCATTCTGAGGGCTGCCATTGCAGAAAGCCATCTCCAGGAATGCTAAAAAAGGCTGCTGAAGAGAACCAAATGAGTTTAAAACAGTGTGCAGTCATCGGGGATAGATGGACGGATTTATTGGCTGCACATGAGGCAGGATGCAAGAAAATCCTGGTCAAAACAGGGAGCGGAAAAGCAGCATATGAGCAATACATAAACAAGGAGTTCCATGGTAAGTGGGCTGAAGTAGAGCCGGATTTTGTGGCTGAGGATCTTAATGAAGCAATTAAATGGCTTTTGACATTCAAATAA
- a CDS encoding DUF4003 family protein produces MMNQAMHKFEAYQEIFHELKTKYKWSFSDNRILMMAASLYVANEKEFNLKRYDEIVEYIKGEVGLFSTLKGNDRFTFAAMLDTKFDDSKAAFKEFIQTYDSVIEAGFHRSTFSYIAAMVALTGEKDASDAIPRSYDIYKSMKSNHFFFTGMDDYPLAMLLAQRELEKDAMMAEIESFYQKLNEAGFRKSNELQSMSHILSLEGKTNPDTLVSRCQEMFSLMKESGLKPKAMHYPHIALLAFLDQAKVNLHQVVDIFDQLNAEKDFKWQKDFNLVMAIQLLIAEKVGESTVLSTALHSTIQALIQAQQAACIAAVSGATAAASTAGA; encoded by the coding sequence ATGATGAATCAAGCGATGCATAAATTTGAAGCGTACCAAGAGATCTTTCATGAGTTGAAAACGAAGTATAAATGGAGCTTTTCCGACAATCGAATTTTAATGATGGCTGCTTCTCTGTATGTTGCGAACGAGAAAGAGTTCAATTTGAAGCGATATGATGAAATTGTGGAGTATATCAAAGGAGAAGTCGGTTTGTTTTCCACTTTAAAAGGAAACGATCGCTTTACATTTGCGGCGATGCTGGATACGAAATTTGATGATTCGAAAGCTGCTTTCAAGGAATTCATTCAAACTTATGATTCCGTCATCGAAGCTGGTTTTCACCGGAGCACCTTCAGCTATATCGCGGCGATGGTTGCATTGACAGGAGAAAAAGATGCCAGTGATGCGATTCCCCGCTCTTATGACATTTATAAAAGCATGAAAAGCAACCACTTCTTCTTCACGGGCATGGATGACTACCCACTGGCCATGCTCCTTGCTCAAAGGGAGCTGGAGAAGGATGCAATGATGGCAGAAATCGAATCCTTCTACCAAAAACTGAATGAAGCGGGCTTCAGAAAGAGCAATGAACTGCAAAGCATGAGCCATATCCTTTCCCTTGAAGGCAAGACAAATCCGGATACGCTTGTGAGCAGATGCCAAGAGATGTTCTCTTTAATGAAGGAAAGCGGACTCAAGCCGAAAGCTATGCATTACCCTCATATCGCACTTCTGGCATTCTTGGATCAGGCGAAAGTCAATCTGCATCAAGTAGTGGATATCTTTGACCAGCTCAATGCAGAAAAAGATTTCAAATGGCAAAAGGATTTTAATCTTGTTATGGCCATCCAACTGCTGATTGCAGAAAAAGTTGGAGAGTCCACTGTTCTTTCAACGGCCCTTCATTCCACAATTCAAGCCCTGATCCAGGCACAGCAGGCTGCATGCATTGCAGCAGTGTCAGGAGCAACGGCGGCTGCATCTACAGCGGGTGCATAA
- a CDS encoding DUF402 domain-containing protein, whose product MLERKFGNRPGWQRILERKYAQTYLNTNEFKGYITLLNTIKVSEPLFKKYGEQDICIVDDGYLWLQQFPMGKNHAVTTMFDANGEIIQWYIDICLENSIENDLPYLDDLFLDIVLLPSGELIEKDADELEVAYNKGIINYSLYDLAWEEQKRIKKLITSGDFPLIRLSSQHKEILLDKLS is encoded by the coding sequence ATGCTCGAAAGAAAATTTGGAAACCGTCCAGGGTGGCAGAGAATCTTAGAAAGAAAATATGCACAAACCTATTTGAATACGAACGAATTTAAGGGATATATCACGCTGTTAAACACAATTAAAGTAAGTGAACCACTATTCAAGAAGTACGGGGAACAGGATATCTGTATTGTTGATGATGGCTACCTGTGGCTGCAGCAATTTCCTATGGGGAAAAATCATGCCGTCACAACCATGTTTGATGCAAATGGAGAAATAATTCAATGGTATATCGATATTTGCCTCGAAAATTCAATTGAAAACGATCTCCCTTATTTGGATGATTTATTTTTGGATATCGTCCTGCTTCCTTCAGGTGAATTAATAGAGAAAGATGCTGACGAATTGGAAGTTGCCTATAACAAAGGAATCATAAATTATTCCCTTTATGACTTGGCTTGGGAAGAACAAAAAAGGATTAAAAAACTAATTACTAGCGGGGATTTTCCGTTGATTCGATTATCTTCCCAACATAAAGAAATCTTGCTGGATAAATTGAGTTAA
- a CDS encoding GNAT family N-acetyltransferase — translation MTIRKALKKDSQQAAVLIYDAIHDIGEALTGETDPDKILQQLAAFFQSEGNRLSFENSYVKVEDGEVVGIIILYHGKDAEKLEEPIIAHLQSKFGDEGVDTDKEADLEDFYIDTLSVSPEHGGRGIGTALIECALLEAKERGYPTVSLNVEEENTGAMRLYSRLGFRVRKTIMINGKNYHYLVRGI, via the coding sequence ATGACCATTCGAAAAGCACTCAAAAAGGACAGCCAACAGGCAGCCGTTCTCATATACGATGCCATTCATGATATCGGGGAGGCTTTGACGGGGGAAACCGACCCAGACAAAATACTGCAGCAGCTTGCAGCGTTTTTTCAGAGTGAAGGCAACAGGCTCAGCTTCGAAAACAGTTATGTAAAAGTTGAGGATGGAGAAGTTGTCGGAATCATCATTTTGTATCATGGAAAAGACGCGGAGAAACTGGAGGAGCCGATAATCGCGCATTTACAGAGCAAATTTGGGGATGAAGGTGTAGATACAGATAAAGAGGCAGATTTGGAGGATTTTTATATAGATACTTTAAGTGTGTCTCCTGAGCATGGCGGACGGGGAATCGGGACTGCACTTATCGAATGCGCCTTGTTGGAAGCCAAAGAGCGCGGCTATCCTACCGTATCCCTTAACGTTGAAGAAGAAAACACGGGTGCCATGCGTTTATATTCGCGGCTTGGTTTCCGGGTGAGGAAAACTATCATGATTAATGGAAAGAACTATCATTATCTGGTTAGGGGAATTTAG
- a CDS encoding nucleoside 2-deoxyribosyltransferase, translating to MKKFYVASSFRNIEQVRSISGQLKNKGYVQTYDWTDNSRASTIKDLRDIGEKERIAVKDADFIIVLLPAGKGSHIELGIALGQGKPIFLHSPDDKVMNFETTSTFYHVSGVEIVIGTTDRLFEKLEEENYI from the coding sequence ATGAAAAAATTTTATGTTGCATCAAGTTTTCGAAACATTGAGCAAGTAAGATCTATTAGTGGGCAATTAAAAAATAAGGGGTATGTCCAAACATATGATTGGACAGATAATAGCCGAGCATCAACAATTAAGGATTTAAGAGATATAGGAGAAAAAGAAAGAATCGCAGTAAAGGATGCAGATTTTATAATCGTACTTCTCCCGGCAGGCAAAGGAAGTCATATTGAATTAGGGATTGCATTGGGTCAAGGAAAACCAATCTTTCTCCATTCACCTGATGATAAAGTAATGAACTTTGAAACTACAAGTACGTTTTACCATGTGTCTGGAGTTGAAATCGTGATTGGAACTACTGACAGGTTATTCGAAAAATTGGAGGAGGAAAATTATATATAA
- a CDS encoding NUDIX hydrolase: MRVSKIRPIVICPFKKDDSIVVIEGFDEVTGEYFYRPIGGGIEYGERSSAALEREVLEEIGAQITNVKYLGTIENIFEFNGNLGHEVVFVYDAEFVDKSFYENTSFIGEEDTGHTFKLIWKPISDFTNPKFKLVPDELFDLIK; encoded by the coding sequence ATGAGAGTATCAAAAATTCGTCCTATTGTTATATGTCCATTTAAGAAAGATGATTCAATCGTGGTCATCGAAGGGTTTGACGAGGTGACAGGGGAATATTTTTATCGTCCGATCGGCGGCGGTATAGAGTATGGAGAAAGAAGCTCCGCAGCATTAGAACGGGAAGTGCTTGAAGAAATTGGTGCACAAATAACGAATGTAAAATACTTAGGAACCATAGAAAATATTTTTGAATTCAATGGCAATCTTGGACATGAAGTTGTATTTGTTTATGATGCCGAATTTGTTGATAAGAGTTTTTATGAAAACACGTCCTTCATAGGAGAGGAAGACACCGGACATACCTTTAAATTGATTTGGAAGCCGATAAGCGACTTTACCAATCCTAAATTCAAATTAGTTCCGGATGAGTTATTCGATTTAATTAAATGA
- a CDS encoding ubiquinol oxidase subunit II encodes MKKRGLLNGIKVALLAAATALLLSGCDSSSMIVLDPKGPVGHTELKLIILSVVLCAIVVIPVLGILVYIILRYRDKPGNKAPYQPDWDDSKTLEVIWWGIPIVIIAILGVFTVKGIHTLTKPPVQNAKPITIQVTSLDWKWLFEYPEQGIATVNHVEIPAGVPVQFELMADGPMNSFWVPQLGGQEYTMPGMAMRLWLQADEPGTYFGSGANFTGKGFAHMRFDVVAKPQADFNKWVEKVKKTSPAMTTDTYANLKKKGLSDVKYFSSYPKDHFKKVLNKNGGQYMKMNDKKKDDSQFHEMKDMEDMSDMSEMDMDHN; translated from the coding sequence TTGAAAAAACGTGGTTTGCTCAATGGAATAAAAGTTGCTTTACTTGCAGCAGCGACCGCATTGCTTTTGTCTGGCTGTGACAGCAGCTCGATGATTGTATTGGATCCGAAAGGGCCGGTTGGCCACACGGAATTAAAACTAATTATTTTATCGGTAGTTCTTTGCGCAATTGTCGTTATTCCTGTACTGGGGATTCTCGTATATATTATCCTCCGATACCGTGATAAGCCGGGCAACAAGGCTCCTTATCAACCGGATTGGGATGACAGCAAAACCCTGGAGGTAATTTGGTGGGGAATTCCGATTGTCATTATCGCAATTTTGGGTGTGTTCACAGTTAAAGGCATCCATACTTTGACAAAACCGCCTGTACAAAATGCCAAACCAATCACAATCCAGGTAACATCGTTGGATTGGAAATGGCTGTTTGAATATCCTGAACAAGGAATTGCGACAGTCAACCATGTTGAAATTCCAGCAGGGGTGCCAGTTCAATTTGAATTGATGGCTGACGGCCCGATGAACTCATTCTGGGTTCCACAGCTTGGCGGACAGGAGTATACAATGCCTGGTATGGCTATGAGACTCTGGCTTCAAGCGGATGAGCCTGGTACGTACTTCGGAAGCGGAGCGAACTTTACAGGTAAAGGATTTGCCCATATGAGATTTGATGTGGTTGCGAAACCGCAGGCAGATTTCAATAAGTGGGTAGAGAAAGTCAAGAAAACGTCGCCTGCTATGACAACAGATACTTACGCTAATTTGAAGAAAAAAGGATTATCAGATGTTAAATACTTCTCATCATATCCGAAAGACCACTTCAAAAAAGTGCTTAATAAGAATGGCGGTCAGTACATGAAAATGAACGACAAGAAAAAAGACGACAGCCAATTCCATGAAATGAAAGATATGGAAGATATGAGCGATATGTCCGAGATGGACATGGATCATAACTAG